The nucleotide window TATGTCATTTTTCGCTTCATTATTTGGTTCTAAAACATCACAAAGCGATGTTATAAAGCTATTATCACCAAAAGAATTTAAAGTGCAGGTTGAAAACAAAAATGTGCAATTGATAGATGTTAGAACACCAGCTGAGTTTAAAGGTGGACATATAAAAGGTGCAAAAAACATAGATTTTTTCTCCGGTAAGTTTAATGTTGAGTTTAATAAATTGAATAAGGATAAAGCAGTCTATGTTTACTGCCGAAGTGGAAGTAGAAGTAGACAAACATCTAAAAAGCTGGAAGCTATGGGATTTACTGAAATTTATGATTTAAAAGGAGGAATAATCAATTATTAATGAGTCACTTATGAAATATACTATAGTACTTTTGGCATCTGTTTTTATTTTAAGTTGTAATAACTCTGATAAAAAAGAATTATCGGCATTTGAAAAGTCTAAGTTGGCTAATAGTCATCCAGGTAAAAAATTGATGGAAACCAATTGTTACGTTTGCCATAGTCCAACAGCTAGCCACGACGATAGAATTGGGCCACCCATGGTAGCCATAAAAAGACATTATATTGATGATGCAACTACCAAAGAGCAATTTATTGCAGACATGCAAGCTTGGATAAAAAATCCTAACGAAGCTGATGCAAGAATGCGTGGTGCTGTAAGACGCTTTGGAGTTATGCCAAAACAAGTTTTTCCAGAAGAAACCATTGAGAAAATTGCAGATTATATGTATGATTTTGAGATCGATCAGCCAGAATGGTTTGAAGATCATTTTAATGAAGAAAAAGGAAAACATAACGGAAATGGTAAAGGTATGGGACAAGGTAAAGGAAAACATCAGCAACAAGCACAAACCAACTACCAAGATTTACCTTATGGTGAAAGAGGTCTAAAGTATGCTTTAACCACAAAAGCTGTGTTGGGTAAAAACCTTATGGGTACAATTCAAAAAAAAGGAACATTAGAAGCCTTAGAGTTTTGTAATGTTAAAGCCTATCCATTAACCGATAGCATGGCAGTAGTTCATAATGCAAGCATAAAACGGGTAAGCGACAAACCTAGAAACCCAAAAAACAAAGCCAATTCAGAAGAGTTAGAGTACATCAATACTTTTAAAACTTTGGTTGCTGGCGAAAAAGAAGTTAGTCCAATAGTAAAAGAATCTGAAGACAATGTCCATGTGTATTATCCGATTGTAACAAATACAATGTGTCTTCAATGTCATGGCAAGCCAAAATCTGATATAAAACCCGATGTTTTAAAATCATTATCTTCATTATATCCCAAAGATAAAGCTATACGCTATTCCGAAAATCAGGTAAGAGGTATTTGGAATGTCTCTTTTAAAAAGAATTAAAATTAGTTATGAGCAAGTTTTCAGAATTAATCAATAAAGACAAATTAGTCCTTGTCGATTTTTTTGCAGAGTGGTGCGGTCCTTGTAAAATGATGTCTCCGATTTTAAAAGAAGTAAAAGACAATCTAGGCGATAGAGTAGCCATCATAAAAATTGAT belongs to Winogradskyella sp. J14-2 and includes:
- a CDS encoding rhodanese-like domain-containing protein: MSFFASLFGSKTSQSDVIKLLSPKEFKVQVENKNVQLIDVRTPAEFKGGHIKGAKNIDFFSGKFNVEFNKLNKDKAVYVYCRSGSRSRQTSKKLEAMGFTEIYDLKGGIINY
- a CDS encoding DUF3365 domain-containing protein, which translates into the protein MKYTIVLLASVFILSCNNSDKKELSAFEKSKLANSHPGKKLMETNCYVCHSPTASHDDRIGPPMVAIKRHYIDDATTKEQFIADMQAWIKNPNEADARMRGAVRRFGVMPKQVFPEETIEKIADYMYDFEIDQPEWFEDHFNEEKGKHNGNGKGMGQGKGKHQQQAQTNYQDLPYGERGLKYALTTKAVLGKNLMGTIQKKGTLEALEFCNVKAYPLTDSMAVVHNASIKRVSDKPRNPKNKANSEELEYINTFKTLVAGEKEVSPIVKESEDNVHVYYPIVTNTMCLQCHGKPKSDIKPDVLKSLSSLYPKDKAIRYSENQVRGIWNVSFKKN
- the trxA gene encoding thioredoxin, with protein sequence MSKFSELINKDKLVLVDFFAEWCGPCKMMSPILKEVKDNLGDRVAIIKIDVDKNQALAAKYQVRGVPTLLLFKQGKQIWRQSGVLQKDDLINLIANND